The following proteins are encoded in a genomic region of Coffea eugenioides isolate CCC68of chromosome 6, Ceug_1.0, whole genome shotgun sequence:
- the LOC113774008 gene encoding uncharacterized protein LOC113774008: protein MPSLDPKVAVHHLAIKKGVRPVKQAQWRFRPDLIPLIEIEVNKLIEARDLNNACPKDGFPLSMTELMIDATTGHEVLSFIDVSSRYNQIRLAPKDEELTAFRTPKSIYCYKVMPFGLKNAGATYQRAMQSIFDDMLHKNIECYVNDLVVKSKKRSNHLEDLRQVFDRLRRYQLKMNPLKCAFGVTSGKFLGFVVRHRSIEIDQAKIDAILRMPEPRDIHELKSFQGRLAYLRRFISNLAGRCQPFSCLMKKDVSFQWAEACSNAFNSIKSYLMKAPVLAALIHGKPLLLYITAQERSVGALLAQENNEGKEKLKHYFQAHSVRLISRANPIKYVTSRPVLSDRLVRWYLQLQQFEIIYVPQKAVKGQVLADFLADHPIPAEWELSDDLPDKDVLLVEIRPPWKMYFDGAAHRHRVGLGIVFVTPDGGIMLYSFTLNQHCSNNVAEYQTLILGLEIAVDMEQLDIQIYGNSQLVVNQLLESYKVKKSELIPYHKDATRLMRRLGGASIKHVPRRKNKQADALAALASSLTMPNHEIQVRVCQKWVVLSLIDDEDIEGSNAHVVSTYEIDKEDWRQPLVNYLKYQKLPEEQRRRTDIRRRAPRFILYKDTLYRKSFEGVLLHCLSEDEAYRAMHEAHSGICGTHQSGPKLHFRIKRMGYYWPTMVKDCIEYAQRCQPCQFHTNYIHQPPEPLHPTVAS from the exons ATGCCGAGTTTAGATCCAAAAGTGGCCGTCCACCATTTGGCTATTAAAAAGGGAGTTCGACCTGTGAAGCAAGCACAATGGCGATTTAGACCCGATTTGATTCCGTTGATCGAAATTGAAGTCAataaactcattgaagccaG AGATCTTAACAATGCTTGTCCTAAAGATGGCTTTCCTTTATCGATGACTGAACTCATGATTGATGCAACTACTGGGCATGAAGTTCTGTCGTTTATAGATGTCTCTTCTAGATATAATCAAATTCGATTGGCACCTAAGGATGAGGAGCTCACTGCATTTCGTACTCCTAAGAGTATTTATTGTTATAAAGTAATGCCCTTTGGTCTCAAAAATGCTGGAGCCACATATCAAAGAGCAATGCAAAGTATCTTTGATGACATGcttcataaaaatattgagTGTTATGTGAATGATTTAGTTgttaaatcaaagaaaagaagtAATCACTTGGAGGACTTGAGACAAGTATTTGATCGGTTGAGAAGGTATCAACTCAAAATGAACCCTCTCAAGTGTGCATTTGGAGTCACGTCGggaaaatttcttggttttgtggttCGCCATCGgagtattgaaattgatcaggCCAAAATTGATGCTATATTGAGGATGCCTGAACCTCGTGACATTCATGAATTGAAAAGTTTTCAAGGGCGATTGGCTTATCTGCGGAGATTTATCTCAAATTTAGCAGGAAGGTGTCAACCATTTAGTTGCTTGATGAAGAAAGACGTGTCATTTCAATGGGCTGAGGCATGTAGTAATGCATTCAATAGCATTAAGTCTTATCTTATGAAAGCACCTGTTTTGGCTGCACTTATACATGGAAAGCCATTACTTCTTTATATTACTGCCCAAGAACGCTCAGTGGGGGCATTGCTTGcacaagaaaataatgaaggaaaagaa AAATTAAAACACTACTTTCAAGCACATAGCGTGAGGCTCATTTCCAGGGCGAATCCCATAAAATATGTGACGAGCAGACCAGTACTATCCGACCGTCTAGTTAGATGGTATCTTCAACTACAgcagtttgaaattatttatgtgCCTCAAAAGGCTGTGAAAGGACAAGTTTTGGCAGATTTTCTTGCTGATCACCCGATACCTGCTGAATGGGAGTTAAGTGATGACCTACCAGATAAGGATGTACTTCTTGTTGAGATTCGCCCACCATGGAAGATGTATTTTGATGGTGCGGCTCATCGTCATAGGGTTGGATTGGGGATTGTATTTGTGACTCCTGATGGAGGGATAATGTTATACTCTTTTACCCTAAATCAACATTGTTCAAACAATGTCGCTGAGTACCAAACTCTCATACTCGGACTTGAAATAGCTGTCGACATGGAACAGTTGGACATTCAAATCTATGGTAATTCTCAATTAGTGGTTAACCAACTTTTGGAAAGTTATAAAGTCAAAAAGTCCGAATTAATTCCGTATCACAAAGACGCAACGCGACTTATGAGGCGGCTTGGAGGTGCAAGTATTAAGCATGTTCCTAGAAGGAAAAATAAGCAAGCTGATGCATTAGCTGCGCTAGCCTCTTCACTTACCATGCCGAATCATGAGATACAAGTTCGTGTATGTCAAAAGTGGGTAGTTCTATCActaattgatgatgaagatatTGAAGGAAGCAATGCTCATGTGGTCTCAACCTATGAAATTGACAAAGAAGATTGGAGACAACCCCTCGTTAATTATCTCAAGTATCAAAAATTACCTGAGGAGCAACGTAGGAGAACTGACATCCGTCGTCGTGCCCCTCGTTTTATCTTGTACAAGGATACGCTGTACCGAAAATCATTTGAAGGTGTACTGTTGCACTGTTTGAGCGAAGACGAGGCATATCGGGCGATGCACGAGGCACATTCTGGAATATGTGGAACTCATCAATCCGGCCCCAAGTTACATTTTCGAATTAAAAGGATGGGCTACTATTGGCCTACTATGGTCAAAGATTGCATAGAATATGCTCAAAGATGTCAACCTTGCCAGTTTCATACAAATTACATTCATCAACCACCTGAGCCGTTACACCCGACCGTTGCTTCTTGA